A region of Effusibacillus pohliae DSM 22757 DNA encodes the following proteins:
- a CDS encoding glycosyltransferase, with protein sequence MTHSERLASRAMKLLAKGVFPLPDETAVTIILRSTRPAWTSACLETIRRCTSEPAKLIVVDDHSYDPELAGKDRLNLALSQVKTDFFVLLDDRVMVTPHWLTRILWTFFDDSAVGMAAPSSNLETDSAFCSDLDELFAFSQKIAMQNSGMWEPVHSLRGTCFVCRKSVLDRIGGLDPSLQCHTARLLDWCLRAKANGYRLALCKDAFVYVMQPISEESDEKTAEEANSWIRFRQKWNLAATVDPYSTLVQTEDPGQIPLTSEALAPPLVSVVVTCFAASLHALHESLASIEQQTYSNIEILLIRLGSPPRLPKLTRRPVAGLWIEQATQAQAAFEAVQRLARGRYIAYLEAGYLYRRDHISRLVDAIHRKRAALALAQSDAWEEIPLSCVMHVHPGPDPANLPIRFSEQGTCKLLPNAMPLSDMAKIPELTVRKVKS encoded by the coding sequence GTGACTCACTCCGAACGGTTGGCTTCCCGTGCAATGAAACTGCTTGCAAAAGGCGTGTTCCCCCTACCGGACGAGACAGCGGTAACGATCATTCTACGCAGTACCCGCCCGGCCTGGACGTCCGCCTGTCTGGAAACGATCCGCCGATGCACGTCGGAACCCGCCAAACTGATTGTTGTGGATGACCATTCCTACGATCCGGAGCTGGCGGGCAAAGACCGGTTGAATCTGGCGTTGTCGCAAGTTAAAACCGATTTTTTCGTTTTGCTGGATGACCGCGTGATGGTCACCCCGCACTGGTTGACACGCATACTCTGGACTTTTTTTGATGATTCGGCAGTCGGGATGGCAGCCCCCTCTTCCAACCTTGAAACGGATTCGGCTTTTTGTTCCGATCTCGACGAACTGTTCGCCTTCTCACAGAAAATCGCCATGCAAAACAGCGGAATGTGGGAACCTGTGCACAGCCTGCGCGGAACCTGTTTCGTTTGCCGCAAATCGGTACTGGACAGGATTGGCGGACTCGATCCTTCTCTCCAATGCCACACAGCCCGTCTGCTCGATTGGTGCCTCCGGGCGAAAGCAAACGGATACCGACTCGCCCTTTGCAAAGACGCGTTTGTGTATGTCATGCAGCCGATCTCTGAAGAGTCTGATGAAAAGACGGCAGAAGAGGCGAACAGCTGGATCCGCTTCCGCCAAAAATGGAATCTGGCGGCAACGGTCGATCCGTATTCGACCCTCGTCCAAACAGAGGATCCGGGCCAGATTCCCCTGACTTCGGAAGCGCTTGCTCCTCCCCTTGTGTCCGTCGTTGTCACGTGTTTTGCCGCTTCCTTGCATGCTTTGCATGAATCGCTCGCCAGTATTGAGCAACAGACCTACTCCAACATCGAAATCCTGCTGATCCGCCTGGGGTCTCCTCCTCGCCTGCCGAAACTCACCCGCCGACCCGTCGCTGGCCTCTGGATCGAACAAGCAACCCAGGCTCAAGCGGCGTTTGAAGCAGTGCAGCGGCTGGCGCGGGGACGATACATTGCATACCTTGAGGCAGGTTATCTGTACCGGCGGGATCATATCAGCCGGTTGGTCGACGCGATCCACCGAAAGCGGGCAGCCCTGGCGCTGGCCCAATCGGACGCATGGGAGGAAATTCCTCTTTCCTGCGTCATGCACGTGCATCCCGGCCCCGATCCAGCCAATTTGCCAATTCGATTCTCCGAACAGGGAACATGCAAACTGCTTCCCAACGCAATGCCGCTCTCCGACATGGCAAAAATTCCGGAACTCACAGTACGGAAGGTGAAGTCATGA
- the wecB gene encoding non-hydrolyzing UDP-N-acetylglucosamine 2-epimerase — protein sequence MKLAVIVGTRPELIKMALVIQNIKQRHPRSLFIHSGQHYDDALDKRIAETFGLPEPDCRLHVGSGSHATTTANIMVGVEQLIDREKIETVIVHGDTNTTLGAALAAAKRNCRIAHVEAGLRSFDRQMPEEINRKLVDHMATHLFAPTRTAARNLQREGIRNGIYLVGQTIVDALAYINARSGDRPILGQLGLAPKQYLFVTIHRQENTDDPARLRSIVQALRQISGDTPYKVVLSLHPRTKRKLAESDLLRALPSKNLIVLDPPAPFADSVLLQREARIVLTDSGGLQEEACILGTPCITLRLNTERPETVACGANRLAGTDTREILQSMSAVLQSAQTWIHPYGPPGASEKIVRILLQG from the coding sequence ATGAAACTCGCTGTGATTGTCGGAACTCGCCCGGAACTGATCAAAATGGCGTTGGTCATTCAAAACATCAAACAGCGGCACCCGCGTTCCCTCTTTATCCATTCGGGCCAACATTATGATGACGCACTCGACAAAAGGATCGCCGAAACGTTCGGGCTGCCGGAGCCGGACTGCCGCCTGCACGTCGGTTCAGGTTCCCACGCCACGACAACGGCCAACATCATGGTCGGTGTCGAGCAACTCATCGACCGGGAAAAAATCGAAACGGTGATCGTGCACGGAGATACCAACACCACACTGGGCGCCGCGCTGGCGGCCGCCAAGCGAAACTGCCGCATCGCCCATGTGGAGGCCGGTCTTCGCAGTTTTGACCGACAGATGCCGGAAGAGATCAACCGGAAACTGGTCGATCACATGGCCACCCACCTGTTTGCTCCAACCCGGACCGCCGCCCGCAACCTGCAGCGGGAAGGAATCCGGAACGGGATTTATCTGGTGGGGCAAACGATTGTGGATGCGCTGGCCTATATCAATGCCCGGTCTGGCGACAGGCCGATTCTCGGCCAACTGGGACTTGCCCCGAAACAGTATCTGTTTGTCACGATCCACCGTCAGGAAAATACGGACGATCCCGCCCGGTTGCGATCGATTGTGCAGGCGTTGCGGCAGATCTCCGGGGATACACCGTACAAAGTGGTGCTGTCCCTGCATCCGAGAACCAAACGGAAACTGGCCGAATCGGATTTATTGCGGGCGCTGCCATCCAAAAACCTGATCGTTCTGGACCCGCCCGCCCCGTTTGCCGACTCGGTTCTGTTGCAGCGGGAAGCCCGAATCGTTTTGACGGACAGTGGAGGTTTGCAGGAAGAAGCCTGTATCCTGGGCACCCCTTGCATCACCTTACGGCTGAACACAGAACGCCCGGAAACGGTTGCCTGCGGGGCCAACCGGCTGGCCGGAACCGACACCCGCGAGATCCTGCAGTCGATGTCAGCTGTGTTACAGTCCGCTCAAACTTGGATCCATCCCTACGGCCCGCCCGGCGCAAGCGAAAAAATCGTCCGGATCCTGCTGCAGGGATAA
- a CDS encoding flavin reductase family protein, protein MLLDPNHLTDLEVYKLLIGLVAPRPIAFVTTLDENGVVNAAPFSFFNALCSDPPLLSISVGRKEGGAYKDTSRNIRRTGEFVVHVTEERLIELINHTSCPYPPGISEVERAGLHTLPSVKVHVPRVAECRVAMECRLHQVLELGNGPDTDLIIGEVVCFHIDDAVIENGKIKLAELGPVGRLAGTEYTKLGERFSLERPTYRGD, encoded by the coding sequence ATGTTGCTGGATCCGAATCATCTGACCGATCTGGAAGTTTACAAACTGTTGATTGGGCTGGTCGCGCCAAGGCCGATCGCGTTTGTCACGACACTGGACGAGAACGGTGTTGTGAATGCGGCACCGTTCAGTTTTTTTAACGCATTGTGCTCCGATCCGCCTCTGTTGTCGATTTCGGTGGGGCGAAAAGAGGGCGGAGCGTACAAGGACACATCGCGCAATATCCGGCGCACCGGCGAGTTCGTGGTGCATGTGACGGAAGAACGGTTGATCGAGCTGATCAATCACACGTCATGCCCCTATCCGCCCGGCATTTCAGAGGTGGAACGCGCTGGCCTGCACACGCTGCCCAGCGTAAAGGTGCACGTTCCCCGCGTGGCCGAGTGCAGAGTCGCGATGGAGTGTAGGCTGCATCAGGTTCTGGAGTTGGGGAACGGGCCGGATACAGACCTGATCATTGGCGAAGTAGTCTGTTTTCACATCGATGATGCGGTGATCGAAAACGGCAAGATCAAGCTGGCTGAGCTGGGGCCCGTCGGTCGCTTGGCCGGTACCGAATATACCAAGCTCGGCGAGCGGTTTTCTCTGGAGCGGCCAACCTATCGAGGCGATTGA
- a CDS encoding D-alanyl-D-alanine carboxypeptidase family protein has protein sequence MWGRAFKRTVLAGLAAGVVAGACLLPVASARATETKPDEKSQVQIAKQAVSAIVMDAATGQVLFEKNAHDRLPPASITKIMTMLLVMEAIEAGKVKLTDHIRTSERAASMGGSQIFLEPGEEMTLEDMMKGIALGSANDASVAVAEHLAGSEEEFVRLMNQRAQELGLKDTHFSNCNGLPVENHYTSAYDVAVMSRELLKHEGILKWTSMYQDYLRKDTDKPFWLVNTNKLVRFYPGVDGLKTGFTSESRYCLSATAKRGEFRVIAVVMGEPTSPTRNAEIAGMFDWAFANFYSEAIYKKGQVVQPGRIDKAVPREIPLIAGDTVGILLKKGEKKDAYTKQIELLPVKPPLKKGDVVGHIILCKNGQEIARSPILAGQDAERAGYGTMLKRTFDSWLKFGAS, from the coding sequence ATGTGGGGTAGGGCTTTCAAACGAACCGTCCTGGCCGGTCTGGCGGCGGGAGTGGTGGCAGGCGCGTGCTTGCTCCCTGTCGCTTCCGCTCGTGCTACCGAAACAAAACCGGACGAAAAATCGCAGGTGCAGATTGCCAAACAGGCCGTCTCCGCGATTGTCATGGACGCGGCGACCGGCCAGGTGCTGTTTGAGAAAAACGCGCACGACCGGCTACCTCCTGCCAGCATCACGAAGATCATGACGATGCTGTTGGTGATGGAGGCGATCGAAGCGGGCAAGGTGAAACTGACCGACCATATCCGCACCAGCGAGCGGGCCGCTTCGATGGGCGGATCGCAGATTTTCCTCGAGCCGGGTGAAGAGATGACGCTTGAGGATATGATGAAAGGGATCGCGCTCGGTTCCGCGAATGATGCATCGGTTGCCGTGGCGGAACATCTGGCTGGTTCGGAAGAGGAGTTCGTCCGCCTGATGAACCAGCGGGCGCAGGAGTTGGGCCTGAAAGATACGCATTTTTCCAACTGCAACGGACTGCCGGTCGAGAACCATTATACGTCCGCCTACGATGTCGCCGTCATGTCGCGGGAGTTGCTGAAACATGAGGGGATTTTGAAGTGGACATCAATGTACCAGGACTATTTGCGGAAAGATACGGACAAGCCGTTCTGGCTGGTCAACACCAATAAGCTGGTGCGGTTTTACCCGGGTGTCGACGGCTTGAAGACCGGTTTCACCAGCGAATCGAGATATTGCTTGTCGGCAACCGCGAAGCGCGGCGAGTTTCGGGTGATCGCCGTCGTCATGGGGGAACCGACTTCCCCCACCCGCAATGCGGAGATTGCCGGAATGTTCGATTGGGCGTTCGCCAATTTTTACAGCGAGGCGATTTATAAAAAGGGACAAGTCGTCCAGCCGGGCCGCATCGACAAAGCGGTGCCGCGCGAGATTCCGCTGATCGCAGGTGACACGGTCGGCATCTTGCTGAAGAAAGGAGAGAAGAAAGATGCCTATACGAAGCAAATCGAGCTGCTGCCTGTCAAACCGCCGCTGAAAAAAGGGGACGTGGTGGGTCATATCATCCTCTGCAAAAACGGTCAGGAAATCGCGCGCAGCCCGATTTTGGCCGGACAGGATGCGGAGCGGGCCGGGTATGGCACGATGCTGAAACGGACGTTTGACAGTTGGTTGAAGTTCGGCGCGTCATAG
- a CDS encoding nucleotidyltransferase family protein gives MGTNKLALPLGGVPLGSLALRSALASELDHILVVTRADDSLAWVDRSLFATPVREKWSRVACAESGLGQAHSLRCGLRAAAWQAAAIVVLLADQPFVTRSVIDELIFHYQKSAHENRRLSYVAASHRGIARPPVLLSDRLFSTLARLRGDEGARHLLRNGMPGQGMCVEYDDPYLFQDIDTREDYERLKVLWVAFQGRDLL, from the coding sequence ATGGGAACCAACAAACTGGCGCTGCCGCTCGGGGGAGTGCCGCTTGGCAGTTTGGCGTTGCGGTCGGCGCTTGCGTCGGAGTTGGACCACATCCTCGTGGTCACCCGAGCGGACGATTCGCTCGCCTGGGTCGACCGCTCCCTTTTTGCCACCCCGGTTCGGGAAAAATGGAGCCGTGTTGCCTGTGCCGAATCAGGCTTGGGGCAGGCACACTCTTTGCGATGCGGGTTGCGGGCCGCGGCTTGGCAGGCAGCGGCAATCGTGGTGCTGCTTGCCGACCAGCCGTTTGTCACCCGGTCGGTGATCGATGAGCTGATTTTTCACTACCAAAAAAGCGCCCATGAAAACAGGCGGCTTTCTTATGTGGCGGCCAGTCACCGGGGGATCGCGCGGCCGCCCGTTTTGTTATCCGACCGGCTGTTTTCCACTCTTGCACGGTTGCGGGGAGACGAAGGGGCCCGTCACCTGTTGCGAAACGGGATGCCTGGCCAGGGAATGTGTGTCGAATATGACGATCCATACCTGTTCCAGGATATCGATACGCGGGAGGACTACGAGAGGCTGAAGGTCCTATGGGTCGCTTTTCAGGGAAGGGATTTGCTATAA
- the crcB gene encoding fluoride efflux transporter CrcB has protein sequence MLYLAVGTGGILGALLRYYLGVSVHAWWALPFPLATLVTNFIGCFVLGWFTTRVARLGWFPAWIRLGFGTGVVGSFTTFSTFSVETFELIRQGLWGTALLYVLLSLWGGLFLAWAGCRIAQLPLKKNEREWQTP, from the coding sequence GTGCTCTACCTGGCGGTAGGTACGGGCGGCATTCTGGGAGCGTTGCTTCGTTATTATCTGGGAGTGTCTGTTCATGCGTGGTGGGCGTTGCCTTTTCCCCTGGCGACGCTTGTGACCAATTTCATCGGTTGCTTCGTGCTGGGTTGGTTTACCACCCGGGTGGCCCGACTGGGCTGGTTTCCCGCCTGGATCCGGCTCGGATTTGGAACAGGTGTGGTCGGATCGTTCACCACATTTTCCACATTCAGCGTAGAGACGTTCGAACTGATCCGGCAGGGACTGTGGGGAACGGCATTGCTCTACGTTCTGCTCAGTCTCTGGGGGGGCCTGTTTCTGGCATGGGCCGGGTGCCGCATCGCCCAGCTTCCGTTGAAAAAAAACGAAAGGGAGTGGCAGACGCCTTGA
- the crcB gene encoding fluoride efflux transporter CrcB, translated as MIWHSFLVAVGGFFGAIARYGISQWLGKRVASVFPYGTLFVNLSGSFLLGLIIGSGAGSTVSLLFGTGFMGAFTTFSTFKLESIQLGMKKEWKPFVQYLAISYTIGIVLAFCGYAIGSVSRG; from the coding sequence TTGATCTGGCACAGTTTTCTGGTGGCTGTCGGGGGGTTTTTCGGTGCGATCGCCCGCTACGGGATCAGCCAATGGCTGGGAAAACGGGTGGCGTCCGTGTTTCCGTACGGTACTTTATTCGTCAATCTTTCAGGTTCCTTCCTGTTGGGGCTAATCATCGGCAGCGGTGCCGGCTCAACGGTCAGCCTCCTGTTTGGTACCGGATTTATGGGCGCATTTACCACATTTTCGACATTCAAGCTGGAGAGTATCCAACTGGGTATGAAAAAAGAATGGAAACCGTTCGTTCAGTATCTGGCGATCAGTTACACGATCGGCATCGTTCTCGCGTTTTGCGGCTATGCCATCGGATCTGTGAGCAGGGGGTGA
- a CDS encoding DUF190 domain-containing protein, translating into MANQLLLNIVLGEQELDHRHSQPLYTEIMQFLWKKGLAGATVARADAGIDENDTFREMVLEDVPFNNLPIVIEAVDTQERVRSLLPELKSMIPHGEIVTIEAFDILKGAWPMNETEYLMLKIYVKEKSDWFGRALYQELLHLLNEHQLIWSTVTRGIVGFGKDHVIHKQSIFSLSSQVPVVIEAVGRTEVVRRLVPELEKRVQEGLLIAIPVQVVMDR; encoded by the coding sequence ATGGCCAACCAGCTTTTGCTGAACATCGTGCTGGGTGAGCAGGAATTGGACCACCGCCATTCGCAACCGCTGTACACCGAGATCATGCAGTTTCTTTGGAAAAAAGGACTGGCGGGTGCAACTGTGGCGCGGGCGGATGCAGGAATCGACGAGAATGACACGTTTCGGGAGATGGTGTTGGAAGACGTTCCGTTCAACAATTTGCCGATCGTGATCGAAGCGGTGGACACACAAGAGCGGGTGAGATCACTTTTGCCCGAACTCAAATCCATGATTCCGCATGGGGAAATCGTGACAATTGAAGCGTTCGACATTTTGAAGGGGGCCTGGCCGATGAATGAAACGGAGTACCTGATGCTGAAGATCTATGTCAAGGAAAAATCCGATTGGTTCGGACGCGCCTTGTATCAGGAACTGTTACACCTCCTGAACGAACACCAACTGATCTGGTCAACCGTCACCCGCGGCATCGTGGGCTTCGGGAAAGACCACGTGATTCACAAACAATCGATCTTTTCGCTGTCATCGCAGGTACCGGTCGTAATCGAAGCGGTCGGCAGAACGGAGGTTGTCCGACGGCTTGTGCCGGAACTGGAAAAACGGGTACAGGAAGGCCTGTTGATCGCGATACCGGTTCAGGTCGTCATGGATCGATAG
- a CDS encoding MFS transporter — protein sequence MLVVGWVSLFTDVSSEMIVPILPLFLTTVLHVQTATIGLIEGIAESTVSILKLFSGWLSDRIGRRKPLMIVGYGLSNLVKPLFALSTTWGQVLAIRFADRFGKGVRGAPRDALIADTTPQQDRGRAFGFHRAMDTLGAAAGPFLAFWILSQFAGDYRAVFWVSAIPGVLAVILLIFFLKERTGEQAGGERSWPTISFRNQNRRFISFTFAATLFAIGNSSDAFLILRAQDAGMEPAQIPLAYFAFNLTYSLLAMPAGILSDRIGRRSVLVAGYLIFAAIYLGFAFADQPAWIWALFLVYGVYYAATEGIQKAYIADLVPAGQRGTAIGTFNAVTGLAALPASLLAGTLWQTFGATAAFAVSSLLALLAAALLVALRI from the coding sequence GTGCTGGTTGTCGGTTGGGTCAGTCTGTTTACCGATGTGTCGAGTGAAATGATCGTACCGATTTTGCCGCTCTTCTTGACAACCGTGTTGCATGTGCAAACAGCAACCATCGGCTTGATTGAGGGGATCGCCGAAAGTACGGTGAGTATTCTGAAACTGTTCTCCGGCTGGTTGTCTGACCGGATCGGACGGCGCAAACCGCTGATGATCGTAGGTTACGGGCTTTCCAATCTGGTCAAACCGCTGTTCGCTCTCAGTACGACCTGGGGGCAGGTGTTGGCGATTCGCTTTGCCGACCGGTTTGGCAAAGGGGTGCGAGGCGCCCCGCGGGACGCCCTGATCGCAGATACGACCCCGCAGCAGGATCGGGGCAGGGCGTTTGGGTTTCACCGGGCGATGGATACACTGGGTGCCGCAGCCGGTCCTTTTCTGGCGTTTTGGATCCTGTCGCAGTTTGCCGGCGATTACCGGGCGGTGTTTTGGGTCTCCGCCATACCGGGCGTTTTGGCGGTCATCCTGTTGATTTTTTTCTTGAAAGAAAGGACGGGGGAACAAGCAGGCGGAGAGCGGTCATGGCCCACCATCAGCTTTCGCAACCAAAACCGCCGCTTTATCTCGTTTACGTTTGCCGCCACGCTGTTTGCCATCGGCAATTCTTCCGACGCATTTCTCATTTTGCGGGCACAGGACGCGGGTATGGAGCCGGCGCAGATTCCGCTGGCGTATTTTGCTTTTAACCTGACGTACAGCCTGCTTGCGATGCCGGCCGGCATCCTGTCGGATCGCATCGGGCGGCGATCCGTTCTGGTCGCCGGCTATCTGATTTTTGCCGCCATCTACCTGGGATTTGCGTTTGCCGACCAGCCGGCATGGATTTGGGCGCTGTTTCTTGTGTACGGGGTTTATTACGCGGCGACGGAAGGGATTCAAAAAGCGTACATCGCCGATCTTGTACCGGCAGGACAGCGTGGAACCGCGATCGGCACGTTCAACGCGGTAACCGGATTGGCAGCTCTGCCCGCCAGCTTGCTGGCTGGCACTCTCTGGCAAACGTTTGGAGCGACCGCCGCCTTTGCGGTGAGCAGCCTGCTTGCCCTGCTTGCGGCCGCTTTGCTGGTGGCCCTGCGGATTTAA
- a CDS encoding tetratricopeptide repeat protein gives MQKTLGQKIKQLRRSKQMTQSELGKGLVTPSMISQIEADKASPSCKLLAELAARLGVNLQYFLDEMQIKMEQNGAVKYARMLMEAENYAAACNLLQKLLSEPLPHLPLTELQLDLAQCLQKSGQPEQALELYDQIIQTAFSEGDSQTAVRAFRGIGLLEHDRGNLVLAHFHWSKGAVIGCRELSPDSDLLADLLLLLAQVQNQLGAHSESLATLQKAQSILQAVGHPQQLAALAETFSSVYQNLGQYENAAEYARDSISIWQALNLRPRAAHMKTTLAQILDESGRPEQALELLEECLEQFHVDLMEEIAYVHSVIAGIFFRLGRLEAARSHCETALALADQDVEARLQAYRTLAKVYLQENQYAEAIDYCELLIDLCQKQHCLGELTRAFTFLSEIYKRQGNYMNAAETILRMQKAVETNLREITVMA, from the coding sequence ATGCAAAAAACTTTGGGACAAAAAATCAAACAACTCCGCCGCAGCAAGCAGATGACGCAAAGCGAACTGGGCAAGGGCCTGGTGACACCGAGCATGATCAGCCAGATCGAAGCTGACAAAGCGAGTCCTTCCTGCAAACTGCTGGCGGAACTGGCCGCCCGTTTAGGTGTCAACCTGCAATATTTTCTGGACGAAATGCAAATCAAAATGGAACAAAACGGCGCGGTAAAATATGCCCGCATGCTGATGGAAGCGGAAAATTACGCCGCCGCCTGCAACCTATTGCAAAAGCTGCTGAGTGAACCGCTTCCTCATCTCCCGCTCACCGAACTTCAACTTGACCTGGCCCAGTGCCTGCAAAAAAGCGGCCAACCGGAGCAGGCGCTGGAATTGTACGATCAGATCATCCAGACCGCCTTCAGCGAGGGCGACTCCCAGACTGCCGTACGGGCGTTCCGCGGCATAGGGCTGCTTGAACATGACAGGGGCAACCTGGTGCTGGCCCATTTTCACTGGAGCAAAGGAGCCGTCATCGGCTGCCGGGAACTGAGTCCCGACAGCGATCTGCTGGCCGATCTTCTGCTTCTCCTGGCACAGGTGCAAAATCAGTTGGGCGCCCACTCGGAATCGCTCGCCACCTTGCAAAAAGCACAATCGATTTTGCAAGCGGTCGGTCATCCGCAACAACTTGCCGCGTTGGCTGAAACATTCAGCAGCGTCTATCAAAATCTGGGACAGTATGAAAATGCGGCCGAATACGCACGGGACTCGATCTCCATCTGGCAGGCCCTCAACCTGCGCCCGCGCGCAGCCCACATGAAAACCACCCTGGCGCAGATTCTCGACGAAAGCGGCCGGCCGGAACAGGCGCTGGAACTCTTGGAAGAATGCCTCGAACAATTCCATGTCGATCTGATGGAAGAGATCGCCTATGTCCACTCTGTCATCGCCGGCATCTTTTTCCGCTTGGGGCGGCTGGAAGCCGCCAGGTCGCACTGCGAAACGGCGCTGGCGTTAGCCGACCAGGACGTAGAAGCGCGGCTGCAGGCATACCGAACCCTGGCGAAGGTGTATTTGCAGGAAAACCAATATGCAGAAGCGATTGACTACTGTGAATTGTTGATCGACCTCTGCCAAAAACAGCACTGCCTCGGCGAATTGACACGCGCGTTCACGTTTCTTTCCGAAATCTACAAACGGCAGGGAAATTACATGAACGCGGCGGAAACGATCTTGCGCATGCAAAAGGCGGTGGAAACCAATCTCCGCGAAATCACCGTGATGGCGTAG
- the spoIIAA gene encoding anti-sigma F factor antagonist, producing the protein MSLQIETEKIGTTLVVRLAGELDHHTAELVRNRVESELDSGLYKNMIFSLGRLEFMDSSGLGVILGRYKRVSQLGGKMSLCAVNDSLRKLFELSGIFKILPVYDTETRALAEMGEV; encoded by the coding sequence ATGAGTTTGCAAATCGAAACGGAGAAAATCGGAACCACCCTGGTAGTCCGGTTGGCAGGGGAACTGGATCATCACACGGCCGAACTGGTGCGGAACCGTGTCGAGTCGGAATTGGACAGCGGTCTCTATAAAAATATGATTTTTTCGCTTGGACGTTTGGAATTTATGGACAGTTCGGGGCTTGGCGTGATCCTTGGAAGGTACAAACGGGTGTCGCAGCTTGGCGGCAAAATGTCGCTTTGCGCCGTGAACGATTCGCTGCGCAAACTGTTTGAGCTGTCGGGGATATTCAAGATTCTGCCCGTCTATGATACCGAAACCCGGGCGTTGGCCGAAATGGGGGAGGTATAA
- the spoIIAB gene encoding anti-sigma F factor — MARNHMKLEFASLSQNESFARVAVAAFVSQLNPDMEELTEIKTVVSEAVTNAIIHGYEGTEGIVTVTCSLDGKTIELVIEDQGRGIPDIEQARQPLYTSKPELERSGMGFTIMENFVDEIEITSEVGKGTRVRLVKSMKSAQVLGH; from the coding sequence ATGGCGCGCAACCATATGAAACTGGAGTTCGCCAGCCTGTCGCAGAACGAATCGTTTGCCCGCGTCGCGGTGGCTGCGTTCGTGTCGCAGCTGAATCCGGATATGGAGGAGCTAACCGAGATCAAAACGGTCGTTTCGGAAGCGGTGACGAACGCGATCATTCACGGGTATGAAGGGACAGAAGGAATCGTCACGGTAACCTGTTCGCTGGATGGGAAGACAATCGAACTGGTGATCGAAGATCAGGGGCGGGGAATTCCCGACATCGAACAGGCCCGCCAGCCGCTTTACACATCAAAACCGGAACTGGAACGATCGGGCATGGGGTTCACGATTATGGAAAATTTTGTGGATGAAATCGAGATTACGTCTGAGGTCGGCAAGGGCACTCGCGTCCGTTTGGTGAAAAGCATGAAGAGCGCTCAAGTATTGGGACACTGA
- the sigF gene encoding RNA polymerase sporulation sigma factor SigF gives MERNRTPSHSKLSDEQVKELIAKSQTGDQEARERLVMANQRLVWSVVQRFLNRGYEPDDLFQIGCIGLMKAIDKFDLSYDVRFSTYAVPMIIGEIQRFLRDDSTVKISRSLKETARQIRKVRDELAKKLGRQPHINEVAEAMGMDPAEVVFAQEAVRQPASIHETVFENDGDPIYLMDQIADDAQERWFDKLSLHDALSKLPERERLIVFLRFFRDKTQAEVADVLGISQVQVSRLEKRILQTIKDHLG, from the coding sequence ATGGAACGCAACCGGACTCCTTCCCACAGCAAGCTATCGGACGAACAGGTAAAGGAATTGATCGCGAAAAGCCAAACGGGCGACCAGGAAGCTCGGGAACGGCTGGTGATGGCCAATCAGCGGCTGGTTTGGTCGGTCGTGCAGCGGTTTTTGAACCGCGGCTACGAACCGGACGATCTGTTCCAAATCGGCTGCATCGGTCTGATGAAAGCGATCGACAAATTCGATCTGAGCTACGACGTGCGCTTTTCCACCTATGCCGTGCCGATGATCATCGGCGAAATCCAAAGATTTTTGCGGGACGATTCGACCGTCAAGATCTCGCGTTCGCTGAAGGAAACGGCCCGCCAGATCCGCAAGGTGCGGGACGAACTGGCAAAAAAATTGGGCCGTCAGCCGCACATCAACGAGGTGGCGGAAGCGATGGGCATGGATCCGGCGGAAGTGGTGTTTGCGCAGGAAGCAGTGCGGCAGCCAGCGTCCATTCATGAGACGGTGTTCGAAAATGACGGCGACCCGATTTATCTGATGGACCAGATTGCGGATGATGCGCAGGAGCGGTGGTTTGACAAGCTTTCTCTGCACGATGCGCTCTCGAAATTGCCGGAGCGGGAGCGGCTGATCGTGTTTCTCCGCTTTTTCCGCGACAAGACGCAGGCAGAAGTGGCCGATGTGCTGGGCATCTCGCAGGTGCAGGTGTCCCGCCTGGAAAAGCGAATTTTGCAGACGATCAAGGATCATTTGGGATAA